The following are from one region of the Stanieria sp. NIES-3757 genome:
- a CDS encoding O-antigen polymerase — MATIISQGSTISLAKIFGLFTICFYVLFTLLADSHSLMVLYPVVLLWQIGLMLPILWLLILVWQNKKIALGNNLDWLVGLGLIGVIISTVFAQFKPQAIWYGWAAFGLIAVIYLVNYYGDSPQIRAQILVKQGYLNLALIIVSLFLWTTQTLLPELARLQQLKQAGINLTFDFSTIELRNWAPFGHQNYVAGYLVLALPLLIGLTILATDWQRWLWLSGCVLGLLDLYTTSSRGGWLAVIATFVIGLLILLCFSSLPRLWLILGGISSFIGLSLVILVNNRFNTLIMAVIKGEGGGELAYRTINAVIGWRMGISHLWTGVGLGNVVLLYQKYRPTWTGRESELTFQLHSTPVQLWAEIGFWSVLLEVGAIAFLGFFLLKLLREGNNLVKSDLILSCCLCTSLFAYGVMSLTDYQLDNIAISVTLSLFWGILAAIWRSQSSRQWQLAKVQSSLGLVGLGITFAVVIWLFPVHRAWQLSSQGFMALNQGDNNTFIEKLTKANQLAPWEPYYSAQLGWNLGEFALASSNPEEKQQLSQAAIEWLQKSITASPYSEFGYSNLGWLVLNGNPSAATQAFVQSAELIPAKRGVFYGLGISLLVQRQINLATEAFVLEILRDPVFITSPIWQSPLLQQVYPLVLNRLETKYSELIKQNPDNSFWHLCRGSLYWWVGNLTAAKQDWQPLANPLMEILLEIDSESQLKTKINDLPESSTKLFLKAWFEPENRPQLLQQAWLLQKNHTQMPSSLHQELLNSMAQANSLREWLTSKNPIIPYRRERSGFGVVSRHIDGTIPNDFLVVVDNIAIATWFDSIFPSPVYFPDLDRILQPQRDTLLKTILASK, encoded by the coding sequence ATGGCTACTATAATTTCTCAAGGCTCTACCATTTCGTTAGCAAAAATTTTTGGCTTGTTTACAATTTGCTTTTATGTTTTGTTTACTCTATTAGCTGATAGCCACAGCTTGATGGTTCTTTATCCTGTGGTTTTACTTTGGCAAATAGGTTTGATGCTGCCTATTTTGTGGTTATTAATCCTAGTTTGGCAGAACAAAAAAATAGCTTTAGGTAATAATTTAGATTGGCTAGTTGGATTGGGTTTAATTGGAGTCATAATTTCTACAGTTTTTGCTCAATTTAAACCGCAAGCGATTTGGTATGGTTGGGCAGCTTTTGGGTTAATAGCTGTTATTTATTTAGTTAATTATTATGGTGATAGTCCGCAAATTAGAGCTCAAATTTTAGTCAAGCAAGGTTATTTAAATTTAGCATTGATTATTGTTAGTTTATTTTTATGGACAACTCAAACGTTACTACCAGAGTTAGCTCGTCTTCAACAACTTAAACAAGCTGGAATTAATTTAACTTTTGATTTTTCAACTATAGAATTACGTAATTGGGCTCCTTTTGGACATCAAAATTATGTTGCTGGTTATTTAGTTTTAGCCTTACCTTTATTAATCGGCTTGACTATTTTGGCAACAGATTGGCAACGTTGGTTATGGTTGAGTGGATGTGTTTTAGGATTGCTCGATCTTTATACTACTAGTTCGCGGGGTGGCTGGTTAGCAGTAATTGCAACTTTCGTGATTGGTTTATTAATTCTGTTATGTTTTAGTTCTTTACCCCGTCTGTGGTTAATTTTGGGGGGAATAAGTAGTTTTATCGGTCTTAGTTTGGTTATTTTAGTTAATAACCGTTTTAATACTTTGATTATGGCAGTCATCAAAGGAGAAGGAGGCGGAGAATTAGCTTATCGCACTATCAATGCGGTAATCGGTTGGCGGATGGGAATTAGCCACCTTTGGACTGGGGTAGGATTAGGTAATGTCGTCTTACTTTATCAAAAGTATCGTCCTACTTGGACAGGAAGAGAATCAGAATTAACCTTTCAATTACATAGTACTCCAGTTCAGCTTTGGGCTGAAATAGGTTTTTGGAGTGTGTTGTTAGAAGTAGGCGCGATCGCATTTTTGGGCTTTTTCTTATTGAAACTTTTGCGTGAGGGCAATAATTTAGTTAAGAGCGATCTTATTTTGAGTTGTTGTCTTTGTACTAGTTTATTTGCTTATGGCGTGATGAGTCTGACTGACTATCAATTAGATAATATTGCAATTAGCGTTACTTTAAGTTTATTTTGGGGTATTTTAGCTGCAATTTGGCGATCACAATCTTCTAGACAATGGCAATTAGCAAAAGTTCAATCAAGTTTGGGTTTAGTAGGATTGGGAATTACTTTTGCTGTAGTTATTTGGTTATTTCCTGTACATCGTGCTTGGCAACTTTCTAGTCAAGGTTTTATGGCACTAAATCAAGGAGATAACAATACTTTTATTGAAAAATTAACTAAAGCTAACCAATTAGCACCTTGGGAACCTTATTATTCTGCTCAATTGGGTTGGAATTTGGGTGAATTTGCTTTAGCAAGTAGTAATCCTGAAGAAAAACAGCAATTATCTCAAGCAGCAATTGAATGGTTGCAAAAATCAATCACCGCATCACCTTATTCAGAATTTGGTTATAGTAATCTTGGTTGGTTAGTTTTAAATGGTAATCCTTCAGCAGCAACTCAAGCTTTTGTTCAATCAGCAGAATTAATTCCAGCTAAACGTGGTGTTTTCTATGGTTTGGGAATTAGTTTATTAGTGCAAAGACAAATAAATTTAGCGACAGAAGCTTTTGTTTTAGAAATTTTACGCGATCCTGTTTTTATAACTAGTCCGATTTGGCAATCTCCTTTACTACAACAAGTTTATCCTTTAGTTTTAAATCGCTTAGAAACTAAATATAGTGAGTTGATTAAACAAAATCCTGATAATTCCTTTTGGCATCTTTGCCGAGGCAGTTTGTATTGGTGGGTAGGAAATTTAACAGCAGCAAAACAAGATTGGCAACCTTTAGCTAATCCTTTAATGGAAATATTGCTCGAAATTGATTCTGAATCACAATTAAAAACGAAGATTAATGATTTACCAGAATCATCAACTAAATTATTTCTTAAAGCTTGGTTTGAACCAGAAAATCGACCTCAATTACTACAACAAGCTTGGTTGCTACAAAAAAATCATACTCAAATGCCTTCTTCTTTGCATCAAGAATTATTAAACTCAATGGCACAAGCAAATAGCTTGAGAGAATGGTTAACTAGCAAAAATCCTATCATTCCTTATCGTCGGGAACGTTCAGGATTTGGTGTAGTCAGTCGTCATATTGATGGTACTATTCCTAATGATTTTCTAGTCGTAGTTGATAATATAGCGATCGCAACTTGGTTTGATAGTATCTTTCCTTCACCAGTCTATTTTCCCGATCTTGATCGCATTTTACAACCGCAACGCGATACTTTATTAAAAACTATCTTGGCAAGTAAATAG
- a CDS encoding mRNA-binding protein, with the protein MRILIMGGTRFIGVYLTKILVQQGHEVVLFNRGNKPAPIEGVQQIQGDRKDTALLKEKLGQTSFDAVFDNNGRELSDTQPLVEIFKDRIQHFVYVSSAGVYLKSEQMPHREGDLVDPKSRHKGKHETEAYLAQSGIPWTSIRPTYIYGPQNYNDLEAWFFDRIVRNRPILIPGNGLYLTQFGHVEDLAIAMAAVLGNQQAVGQIYNISGERYVTFNGLAYACAEAAGKSADEIKLVHYDPSKFNFGKRKAFPIRTQHFFAEINKAKTELNWQPKYDLVSGLKDSFQNDYLASERERSEIDFSVDEEILSAS; encoded by the coding sequence ATGCGAATTTTAATTATGGGTGGTACTCGTTTTATCGGGGTTTATTTAACTAAAATTTTGGTTCAACAAGGTCATGAAGTAGTTTTATTTAATCGCGGTAATAAACCTGCACCGATTGAGGGAGTACAACAAATCCAAGGCGATCGCAAAGATACTGCTTTACTAAAAGAAAAATTAGGACAAACAAGTTTTGATGCAGTTTTTGATAATAATGGTCGGGAATTAAGTGATACTCAGCCTTTAGTAGAAATATTTAAGGATCGAATTCAACATTTTGTTTATGTAAGTTCGGCAGGAGTCTATTTAAAATCCGAACAAATGCCTCATCGAGAAGGTGATCTAGTTGACCCCAAAAGTCGTCACAAAGGCAAACATGAAACCGAAGCTTATTTAGCCCAATCTGGTATTCCTTGGACTTCAATTCGCCCTACTTATATTTATGGACCTCAAAATTATAACGATCTTGAAGCTTGGTTTTTTGATCGCATTGTCAGAAATCGTCCCATTTTAATCCCTGGTAATGGATTATATTTAACTCAATTCGGTCATGTTGAAGATTTAGCGATCGCAATGGCAGCCGTCTTAGGTAATCAACAAGCGGTTGGGCAAATCTATAATATTTCAGGCGAGCGCTATGTTACGTTTAATGGTTTGGCTTATGCTTGTGCCGAAGCTGCTGGTAAGTCTGCTGATGAGATTAAACTAGTTCATTATGACCCAAGTAAATTTAATTTTGGTAAGCGCAAAGCTTTTCCTATACGTACACAGCACTTCTTTGCCGAGATTAATAAAGCCAAGACTGAGTTAAATTGGCAACCAAAATACGATCTAGTTTCGGGGTTAAAAGATTCTTTCCAAAACGATTATTTAGCTTCAGAAAGAGAGCGATCCGAAATAGATTTTTCAGTTGATGAAGAAATTTTGTCAGCTAGCTAA
- a CDS encoding NADH dehydrogenase (ubiquinone) 30 kDa subunit gives MAEEPKTDNPTPEEASELVPAGKVATWLTENGFDNEALPVDTSKVELIKVEAEFLIPIATALYAYGFNYLQCQGAYDLGPGKELVSFYHLIKVSDDADRPEEVRLKVFLPRDNPKVPSVYWIWKAADWQERESYDMYGIVYEGHPNLKRLLMPEDWIGWPLRKDYISPDFYELQDAY, from the coding sequence GTGGCTGAAGAACCAAAAACAGATAATCCTACTCCAGAAGAGGCATCTGAGTTAGTCCCTGCGGGTAAAGTTGCAACTTGGCTGACAGAAAATGGTTTTGATAATGAAGCGTTACCTGTAGATACTAGCAAGGTTGAACTGATTAAAGTTGAGGCGGAATTTTTGATTCCGATCGCTACGGCTTTATATGCCTATGGCTTTAACTATCTTCAGTGTCAAGGTGCTTATGATTTGGGTCCTGGTAAAGAATTGGTCAGTTTCTATCATCTAATCAAAGTTAGTGATGATGCCGATCGCCCTGAAGAAGTTCGTCTCAAAGTCTTTTTACCAAGGGATAATCCTAAAGTTCCTTCGGTTTATTGGATTTGGAAGGCTGCTGATTGGCAAGAGCGAGAAAGTTACGATATGTATGGCATTGTCTATGAAGGACATCCTAATCTCAAACGCCTTTTGATGCCAGAAGATTGGATTGGTTGGCCATTGCGTAAAGATTATATTTCGCCTGATTTTTACGAATTACAAGATGCTTATTAA
- a CDS encoding NADH-quinone oxidoreductase, B subunit, translating to MVMTSKIFEQEQKEKILNPIKSGQVTQDLSENVILTTVDDLYNWAKLSSLWPMLYGTACCFIEFAALIGSRFDFDRYGLVPRSSPRQADLIITAGTITMKMAPALVRLYEEMPEPKYVIAMGACTITGGMFSVDSPTTVRGVDKLIPVDVYIPGCPPRPEAIFDAIIKLRKKIANQSLQERSAVLEQTHRYYSTTHNMKTVAPILTGQYLQSATRQAPPKELTEAMGMPVSPALQATEEEVERG from the coding sequence ATGGTCATGACTTCTAAAATTTTTGAACAAGAACAAAAAGAAAAAATTCTTAATCCAATTAAATCTGGTCAGGTAACTCAAGACCTGTCTGAAAACGTTATCTTAACTACCGTAGATGACCTTTACAACTGGGCAAAACTCTCTAGCCTTTGGCCCATGTTATACGGTACTGCTTGCTGTTTTATTGAGTTTGCTGCTTTGATTGGTTCGAGATTTGACTTTGACCGTTATGGCTTAGTTCCCCGTTCCAGTCCTCGCCAAGCTGATTTAATTATTACAGCAGGTACAATTACGATGAAAATGGCACCAGCTTTGGTACGTCTCTACGAAGAAATGCCTGAGCCTAAGTATGTGATTGCGATGGGTGCTTGTACCATTACAGGAGGAATGTTTAGTGTCGATTCTCCTACTACAGTCAGAGGGGTAGACAAATTAATTCCTGTAGATGTTTATATTCCAGGTTGTCCTCCTCGTCCCGAAGCAATTTTTGATGCAATTATTAAGTTACGCAAAAAAATTGCTAATCAATCCCTTCAAGAACGTTCTGCTGTTTTAGAACAAACTCATCGTTATTACAGCACTACTCATAATATGAAGACAGTTGCACCAATTTTGACTGGTCAATATCTCCAGTCAGCAACGCGACAAGCCCCACCGAAGGAATTAACCGAAGCAATGGGAATGCCTGTATCTCCAGCACTCCAAGCAACTGAAGAGGAGGTAGAACGTGGCTGA
- a CDS encoding NADH-ubiquinone/plastoquinone oxidoreductase chain 3, with product MFVLNGYEYFLGFLLICSLVPALALTASKLLRPKSGGPERLTTYESGMEPIGGAWIQFNIRYYMFALVFVVFDVETVFLYPWAVAFNRLGLLAFVEALIFIAILVVALVYAWRKGALEWS from the coding sequence TTGTTTGTACTCAATGGCTATGAATATTTCCTGGGCTTCTTGCTCATTTGTAGTTTAGTTCCCGCCTTGGCCTTAACTGCTTCCAAATTACTCAGACCGAAAAGCGGTGGTCCTGAGCGACTAACTACTTACGAATCTGGAATGGAGCCGATTGGCGGTGCTTGGATTCAATTTAATATCCGCTATTATATGTTCGCCTTAGTGTTTGTTGTTTTCGATGTAGAAACAGTATTTTTATACCCTTGGGCAGTAGCATTTAATCGTTTAGGACTCTTAGCATTTGTTGAAGCACTAATTTTTATCGCCATTCTGGTGGTTGCTCTAGTATATGCGTGGAGAAAAGGAGCTCTTGAATGGTCATGA
- a CDS encoding hypothetical protein (conserved hypothetical protein), with protein MTEAHNYNSASLNAEDSSEELVNRSNSELVVEPNRSEQEDSRENHESDPNESQVNEIDWHKLAHKLREHNRKLLKKVFKLEQELAEVTNLVQKQTQRSQNTDTLIAQQAKELNQNQEEIANLIAQIETLQQEEQNQKLLNENLSKQLQASQQQIAQLERECALIQENYNNKTHELLAKEQLAQELDARLHRQQRYTLQYKTALDRYIEYANSSSVDSTPTNSIKANNKPIQAWSERSRGEAKEHSVTSLKSSEPSNVTPFKNSNSSESNQPPLKETNWPSPVINTVNTEKKPKSLAAVELPKFPRQS; from the coding sequence ATGACTGAAGCTCATAACTATAATTCTGCTTCCTTAAATGCTGAAGATTCTTCTGAAGAACTTGTCAATAGATCGAACTCTGAATTGGTGGTCGAGCCTAATCGCTCAGAACAAGAAGATTCTAGAGAAAATCATGAATCCGATCCTAATGAGTCACAAGTCAACGAAATTGATTGGCATAAACTAGCCCATAAACTGAGAGAACACAACCGCAAACTACTCAAAAAAGTGTTTAAGTTAGAACAAGAATTAGCAGAAGTTACGAATCTAGTTCAAAAACAAACACAGCGATCGCAAAATACAGATACCTTAATTGCCCAACAAGCCAAAGAACTCAATCAAAATCAAGAAGAAATAGCCAACCTAATTGCTCAAATTGAAACTCTTCAACAAGAAGAACAAAATCAAAAACTACTCAATGAAAACCTTTCTAAACAGCTACAAGCTTCTCAACAACAAATAGCTCAACTAGAAAGAGAATGTGCTTTAATTCAAGAAAACTACAATAATAAAACTCATGAACTGCTAGCCAAAGAACAACTAGCTCAAGAATTAGACGCTCGACTCCATCGCCAACAAAGATATACTTTGCAGTATAAAACAGCTTTAGACCGATACATTGAATATGCTAATTCTAGTTCGGTAGACTCAACCCCAACCAATTCAATCAAAGCCAATAATAAACCAATTCAAGCTTGGTCGGAACGCTCTCGTGGGGAAGCAAAAGAGCATAGTGTAACTTCCTTAAAATCAAGCGAGCCATCCAATGTTACTCCCTTTAAAAACTCTAATTCCTCAGAAAGCAATCAACCACCATTAAAAGAAACCAATTGGCCTTCACCCGTAATCAATACCGTTAATACCGAGAAAAAACCCAAGTCTTTAGCAGCAGTAGAATTACCGAAATTTCCTCGTCAATCTTAG
- a CDS encoding polysaccharide pyruvyl transferase: MSEIKAVICGYYGKDNGGDEALLMSLLQMLPKQVKPIVLSGNPKQTQQRYGVTSCDRSSAFAILKVLKQSDWFIWGGGSLMQDITSISSPIYYAGLMALAQQQGLKTIAWAQGIGPLKRSFTRWLTKQTLLGCQAISVRDYASAKLLADWQLSPLIAPDPVWALEATPVKGLWDLPAPRVAVTLRPHPQLTSARLEILTKALIDFQKSTQTCILLVPFQPSQDSAIASKIASQLPGEHQIITLENPKELKGLFKGVEMVIGMRLHSLIMAAAEECRCFALSYDPKVSQLMSELDLPGWELAQLPENANQISTAWINYYANGNALDSAQIRSLIDRALMHQELLNQMLR, from the coding sequence ATGAGTGAAATTAAGGCAGTAATTTGTGGGTACTATGGCAAAGATAATGGCGGTGACGAAGCTTTATTAATGTCTCTGCTGCAAATGCTGCCCAAACAAGTCAAGCCAATTGTTCTTTCTGGTAATCCTAAACAAACCCAACAGCGTTACGGAGTTACTAGTTGCGATCGCAGTTCTGCTTTTGCCATTTTAAAGGTCCTCAAACAATCTGATTGGTTTATTTGGGGAGGGGGAAGTTTAATGCAAGATATTACCAGCATCAGTAGCCCGATTTACTATGCAGGATTAATGGCATTAGCACAACAACAAGGCTTAAAAACCATCGCTTGGGCGCAGGGAATAGGGCCTCTCAAACGTTCTTTTACTCGTTGGTTGACGAAACAAACTTTATTGGGTTGTCAAGCAATCAGCGTTCGTGATTATGCCTCTGCCAAACTGTTAGCTGATTGGCAACTCTCCCCATTGATTGCCCCAGATCCTGTTTGGGCTTTAGAAGCTACTCCTGTTAAAGGTTTATGGGATTTGCCAGCCCCTAGAGTTGCAGTCACCCTACGACCTCATCCCCAATTAACATCAGCCCGTTTAGAAATACTAACTAAAGCTTTAATCGACTTTCAAAAAAGCACTCAAACCTGCATTTTACTAGTTCCTTTTCAACCGTCTCAAGATAGTGCGATCGCAAGCAAAATAGCTTCTCAATTACCAGGAGAACATCAGATCATTACTTTAGAAAATCCCAAAGAATTAAAAGGATTATTCAAAGGCGTAGAAATGGTAATTGGCATGCGCCTTCACAGCTTAATTATGGCAGCAGCCGAAGAATGTCGTTGTTTTGCTCTTAGCTACGATCCAAAAGTTAGTCAATTAATGTCAGAACTAGATTTACCAGGATGGGAACTAGCACAACTACCAGAAAATGCTAATCAAATTAGCACAGCTTGGATTAATTATTATGCTAATGGAAATGCCCTTGATTCTGCCCAGATTCGTTCTTTAATTGATCGCGCTTTAATGCATCAAGAATTATTAAATCAAATGCTGCGGTGA
- a CDS encoding putative transcriptional regulator, XRE family yields the protein MIRNNLKALMDAQKITRYRFWKDTRVNRDTAYRLYNDPNYIPGAEVMDKIAETYGWLPGAYLYYLPNTSQSTQISA from the coding sequence ATGATCAGAAATAACCTCAAAGCCTTGATGGATGCTCAGAAGATTACTAGATATCGTTTTTGGAAAGATACTCGGGTAAACAGAGATACTGCTTATCGACTCTACAACGACCCCAATTATATTCCAGGGGCAGAAGTCATGGATAAGATTGCCGAGACTTATGGCTGGTTACCAGGAGCATATCTTTATTATCTTCCCAACACTTCTCAATCCACTCAAATTTCTGCTTAA
- a CDS encoding metallophosphoesterase — protein MNLDFRFGIISDLHIAVPETINNHAHRFHLVEVSIPALEQALEHLATLELDFLLLPGDLTQDGEPENHQWLASKLKQLPFPVYVIPGNHDVPTLLATENSIGFNHFPRYYQACGYQNPSELYYTKEILPGVQLIALNSNQFDAEGQQIGYLDQKQLIWLENTLQQVSERLVLVMIHHNVIEHLPGQSQHSLGKRYMLGNAPVLLEILNKYNVKLLFTGHLHVQDVAQLGEIYEICTGSLVSYPHPYRVVNVQKRDSLHLHIESHRITSVAGWKNLPQISREWLGDRSYPFMVKLLTSPPLNLSLPEAQEYVEQLRYFWADIAQGDTCFNFPDFPPLLRNYFQQYSAITSEQQPKLIDNQASLIIST, from the coding sequence ATGAATCTTGATTTTCGCTTTGGTATTATCAGTGACTTACATATCGCTGTTCCAGAAACAATTAACAATCATGCCCACAGATTTCATTTGGTAGAAGTCAGTATTCCTGCCCTAGAACAAGCTTTAGAACATTTAGCGACTTTAGAACTTGATTTTCTTTTATTACCAGGAGATTTGACCCAAGATGGAGAACCAGAAAATCATCAATGGTTAGCAAGCAAATTGAAACAGTTACCTTTTCCTGTTTATGTGATTCCAGGTAACCACGATGTTCCTACTTTATTAGCAACCGAAAATTCCATCGGATTTAATCATTTTCCTCGTTATTATCAAGCTTGTGGTTATCAAAATCCCTCGGAACTCTATTACACTAAGGAAATTTTACCAGGAGTCCAGTTAATTGCCCTTAATTCTAATCAATTCGATGCTGAAGGTCAACAAATTGGCTATTTAGACCAAAAACAATTAATTTGGCTTGAAAATACTCTACAACAAGTTTCCGAGCGACTGGTATTGGTAATGATTCATCACAACGTTATCGAACATTTACCAGGACAATCTCAGCATTCTTTAGGAAAACGGTATATGTTGGGTAATGCCCCAGTATTATTAGAAATTTTAAACAAATACAATGTAAAACTACTTTTTACAGGTCATTTGCATGTTCAAGATGTAGCTCAATTAGGAGAAATCTACGAAATTTGTACTGGTTCGTTAGTGAGTTATCCCCATCCTTATCGCGTGGTTAACGTTCAGAAGCGTGACAGCTTACATTTACATATTGAATCTCATCGTATTACATCTGTTGCTGGTTGGAAAAATTTACCTCAGATTTCGAGGGAATGGCTTGGCGATCGCTCTTATCCATTTATGGTCAAATTATTAACCTCACCACCCTTAAATTTATCTCTTCCAGAAGCACAAGAATATGTAGAACAATTGCGTTATTTTTGGGCAGATATTGCTCAAGGAGATACTTGTTTTAATTTTCCTGATTTCCCCCCCTTACTCAGAAATTATTTTCAGCAGTATAGTGCCATTACATCTGAGCAACAGCCTAAGTTAATTGATAATCAAGCTAGTCTGATCATTTCCACCTAG
- a CDS encoding protein with type I secretion target domain and SCP-like extracellular domain, which produces MTLTIDLYGDTFGYSSQQLDLKSINGSVKENNLTLTFNFFNSIAPASYYQDNSVNGTIYLDLDQDASTGTPLYSNVVLPNQETEIALGYEVSLDLYSESYQPGLVNLFDEEYATIGQVPIVYEENSFQIKIPLTLIEDDGAIDYSAIVGGNYELSDSIPNQGAGKVLLTDTEESEPNDAIASAIDTGLNSDRVGHFFIVGEIGNNPNVEPAKDVDFYQVKLEKGDYLTVDIDATVFGSNLNSKVELFNSQGDLVAVNNGYYGWDAFLNFTANTTNTYYVSVSGVEYDYPIPLDESKDKSIIFPPGSSTGSYNLEITLFSPNFITGTATDNVLNGTEFYDVISGLEGNDDIFGFDGEDRINGGKGNDFIRGGNGKDVIEGDRDNDVIFGDAHEDKINGGDGFDVIFGGEGNDKIKGGNDKDRLFGGKGDDSIWGENGNDFLNGGDGLDRIVGGLGNDVIYGKSGEDTLYGQDGHDLIKGGSGSDYIYAGSGNDTLSGVDLLGLGSYEVDYLAGGLGKDTFILGTVNHVFYDDSNSASTGESDYATITDFNSSEDKIQLHGSPESYYLDFFSYSYYGAANTNVAIMRDGGVSQRDEQIAILENVSADLTLRDSAFVFV; this is translated from the coding sequence ATGACTTTAACTATTGATTTGTATGGCGATACTTTTGGCTATAGTTCTCAACAACTCGATCTAAAAAGTATTAATGGCTCGGTCAAGGAAAACAATCTAACTTTAACTTTTAATTTTTTTAATTCCATAGCTCCAGCTTCTTATTATCAAGACAATTCTGTTAATGGCACAATTTATTTAGATTTAGACCAAGACGCTAGTACAGGTACGCCATTATATTCAAATGTAGTTTTGCCTAATCAGGAAACAGAAATTGCTTTAGGTTATGAAGTTTCTCTCGATCTTTACAGCGAATCTTATCAACCTGGTTTAGTCAATTTATTTGATGAAGAATATGCAACTATTGGACAAGTTCCGATTGTTTATGAAGAAAATTCCTTTCAAATTAAAATACCTTTAACACTTATAGAAGATGATGGCGCAATAGACTATAGCGCAATAGTAGGTGGGAATTATGAATTAAGTGATTCAATCCCCAATCAAGGTGCGGGAAAAGTTTTATTAACAGATACAGAAGAAAGTGAACCCAATGATGCGATCGCCTCTGCCATCGATACGGGACTAAACTCGGATCGGGTTGGTCATTTCTTTATTGTTGGAGAAATTGGTAATAATCCTAATGTTGAACCTGCCAAAGATGTCGATTTTTATCAAGTTAAGCTAGAAAAAGGTGATTATTTAACTGTTGATATTGATGCTACAGTTTTTGGTTCAAACTTAAATTCAAAAGTAGAATTATTTAACTCTCAAGGTGATTTAGTCGCTGTTAATAATGGTTATTATGGCTGGGATGCTTTCCTCAATTTCACAGCTAATACTACTAATACTTACTATGTCAGTGTTAGTGGAGTTGAGTATGACTATCCTATCCCCTTAGATGAGAGTAAAGATAAAAGTATTATTTTTCCTCCAGGTAGTAGTACGGGTAGTTATAACCTTGAAATTACCTTATTCTCTCCCAACTTTATTACAGGCACAGCAACAGATAATGTTTTGAATGGGACTGAATTTTATGACGTTATTTCTGGTTTAGAAGGCAACGACGACATTTTTGGGTTTGATGGTGAAGACCGCATTAATGGTGGCAAAGGTAACGATTTTATTAGAGGAGGAAATGGCAAAGATGTAATTGAAGGCGATCGCGATAATGATGTGATTTTTGGTGATGCTCACGAAGACAAAATTAATGGTGGGGATGGTTTTGATGTAATCTTTGGTGGCGAAGGTAATGACAAAATTAAAGGTGGTAACGACAAAGATCGTCTTTTTGGTGGCAAAGGAGACGATTCAATTTGGGGAGAAAATGGTAACGACTTTCTGAATGGGGGAGATGGTTTAGATCGAATCGTTGGCGGTTTGGGTAACGATGTGATTTATGGCAAAAGTGGTGAAGATACACTTTATGGACAAGATGGTCACGATTTAATCAAAGGCGGTTCAGGTTCTGATTATATTTATGCTGGTTCTGGTAATGATACTTTAAGCGGTGTTGATTTATTAGGATTAGGCAGTTATGAAGTTGATTATTTAGCGGGTGGTTTAGGAAAAGATACTTTTATTCTAGGAACTGTTAATCACGTTTTCTATGATGATAGCAATTCGGCTTCTACTGGAGAATCTGACTATGCTACTATTACTGACTTCAACTCTAGTGAAGATAAGATTCAACTCCACGGTTCACCTGAATCATATTATTTAGACTTCTTTTCCTATAGTTATTATGGTGCTGCAAATACCAATGTTGCTATTATGCGTGATGGTGGGGTTAGCCAAAGAGATGAACAGATTGCTATTTTAGAAAATGTTTCAGCAGATTTGACTCTAAGGGATTCTGCTTTTGTTTTTGTGTAA